The Segatella copri genome contains a region encoding:
- a CDS encoding DUF4248 domain-containing protein — MDLRSYTKQELALLYFPDSDPDVARAHLMRWIVRCTQLYEQLLKSGYNKSCKEFNPLQVSYIFFHLGEP, encoded by the coding sequence ATGGATTTACGAAGTTACACCAAGCAGGAGTTAGCCCTGCTCTATTTTCCGGATTCCGACCCGGACGTGGCAAGAGCCCATCTGATGAGATGGATTGTAAGATGCACCCAGCTCTACGAGCAGCTGCTGAAGAGTGGATACAACAAGAGCTGCAAGGAGTTCAATCCTCTGCAAGTATCCTATATTTTCTTCCATTTGGGAGAACCCTGA